The following proteins are encoded in a genomic region of Brachypodium distachyon strain Bd21 chromosome 1, Brachypodium_distachyon_v3.0, whole genome shotgun sequence:
- the LOC100841312 gene encoding protein LAZ1 isoform X2 has translation MYCFGRYLVACLGGEDRTIEFLKKEGSSGSDAPLLGHASEQRYVNHPFPMNYMLNPWPIGEWFYVIVKFGLVQYMIIKTICAILAVILESFGVYCEGEFKWNCGYSYTAMALNFSQSWALYCLVQFYTAIKDELAHIKPLAKFLTFKSIVFLTWWQGVAIALLSSWGLLRGPIAQELQFKSSIQDFIICIEMGVASVIHLYVFPAKPYELMGDLFTGEVSVLGDYASVDCPLDPDEVKDSERPTKIRLPQPDDNVRCSTGIKESVRDVVLGGGEYIVNDLKFTVNHAVEPINEKIHRISQNMKKHEKEKKQTNDDSCIDSPRSLHRVISGIDDPLLNGSLSDNSGPKKARRHRRRSGTESGGESSDHHGGLGGYEIRGHRWITRE, from the exons ATGTACTGTTTTGGACGGTATCTAGTTGCCTGCTTAG GCGGAGAAGATAGGACGATTGAATTTCTGAAGAAGGAGGGCAGTTCAGGTTCTGATGCACCACTTTTAGGCCATGCATCCGAACAACGATATGTAAACCATCCTTTTCCAATGAATTACATGTTGAACCCGTGGCCCATAGGCGAATGGTTCTACGTGATCGTCAAGTTTGGGCTTGTTCAATAT ATGATAATAAAGACAATATGTGCTATTCTTGCGGTGATTCTTGAATCCTTTGGAGTGTACTGTGAAGGAGAGTTTAAGTGGAACTGTGG GTACTCCTACACCGCCATGGCTCTTAATTTCAGTCAGTCATGGGCCTTATACTGTCTCGTTCAGTTTTACACCGCCATAAAGGACGAGCTAGCCCATATAAAGCCTCTTGCGAAGTTTTTGACCTTCAAGTCTATTGTGTTCTTAACATGGTGGCAAGGTGTGGCAATTGCATTGCTCTCCAGTTGGGGTTTGTTGAGAGGACCTATAGCTCAAGAGTTGCAGTTCAAGTCCAGTATCCAGGACTTCATTATCTGCATAGAG ATGGGTGTTGCTTCTGTTATCCACCTGTATGTCTTCCCTGCCAAGCCATATGAGCTAATGGGCGATCTTTTCACTGGAGAGGTTTCAGTTCTTGGGGACTATGCTTCAGTGGACTGCCCTCTAGATCCAGATGAAGTAAAAGATAGCGAGCGTCCAACCAAGATCAGGCTTCCTCAGCCAGATGATAATGTCAGATGCTCCACCGGCATAAAAGAAAGCGTCCGTGATGTTGTACTTGGAGGAGGCGAATAt ATTGTGAATGACCTGAAGTTCACGGTGAACCACGCAGTGGAGCCGATCAACGAGAAGATCCACAGGATATCCCAGAACATGAAAAAGCacgaaaaagagaagaagcaaACGAACGACGACAGCTGCATCGATTCGCCGCGGTCCTTGCACAGGGTGATCAGCGGGATCGACGACCCGCTCCTGAACGGGAGCCTCAGCGACAACAGCGGCCCCAAGAAAGCCCGCAGGCACCGCAGGAGGTCCGGCACAGAGAGCGGCGGGGAGAGCAGTGACCACCACGGCGGCCTAGGCGGGTACGAGATCCGGGGCCACAGATGGATCACAAGGGAGTGA
- the LOC100841615 gene encoding 1,4-alpha-glucan-branching enzyme, chloroplastic/amyloplastic isoform X2, with translation MLCLACSRSPLPRPSPTDRPGPGIAGVAGGGNVRLSVVPVPSPPLRCSWPRKAKSKFSVPVAVRENQNMAMKEDGFDNLPIYKLDPKLAEFKVHFDYRIKRYLEQKQSIEQNEGSLAEFSKGYLKFGINTDGDTTVYREWAPAAKEAQLVGDFNNWNGAMHKMERDKYGVWSIRISHVNGKPAIPHNSKVKFCFRRGDGVWVDRIPAWIRYATFDASKFGAPYDGIHWDPPTSERYVFKHPRPPKPGAPRIYEAHVGMSGEKPEVSTYREFADNVLPRIRANNYNTVQLMAIMEHSYYASFGYHVTNFFAVSSRSGTPEDLKYLVDKAHSLGLRVLMDVVHSHASSNVTDGLHGYDVGQNTQESYFHTGERGYHKLWDSRLFNYANWEVLRFLLSNLRYWMDEFMFDGFRFDGVTSMLYNHHGINMSFAGNYKEYFGLDTDVDAVVYMMLANHLMHKLLPEATVVAEDVSGMPVLCRPVDEGGVGFDYRLAMAIPDRWIDYLKNKDDLEWSMSGIALTLTNRRYTEKCIAYAESHDQSIVGDKTMAFLLMDKEMYTGMSDLQPASPTIDRGIALQKMIHFITMALGGDGYLNFMGNEFGHPEWIDFAREGNNWSYDKCRRQWSLVDTDHLRYKIVSDVNEEKKVIVFERGDLVFVFNFHPNKTYEGYKVGCDLPGKYRVALDSDAFLFGGHGRVGHDIDHFTSPEGVPGVAKTNFNNRPNSFKVLSPPRTCVVYKRADEKAEVHKMEGAAASGKIALDYIGVDATYIKQIADKEAASGSRKASTEDDSGKKGTKFALQSSVEDKK, from the exons ATGCTGTGCCTCGCCTGCTCGCGCTCTCCCCTGCCGCGCCCCTCTCCCACTGACCGCCCGGGCCCCGGGATCGCG ggtgtcgccggcggcggcaatgtGCGGCTGAGCGTGGTGCCTGTCCCGTCTCCGCCGCTTCGCTGCTCGTGGCCACGGAAG GCCAAGAGCAAGTTCTCTGTTCCTGTGGCTGTGCGAGAAAACCAAAATATGGCAATGAAGGAAGATGGTTTCGATAACCTTCCCATATATAAGCTGGATCCGAAGTTGGCCGAATTCAAGGTCCACTTCGATTACAGGATAAAAAGATACCTTGAACAGAAACAATCGATTGAACAAAATGAGGGAAGCCTTGCCGAATTTTCTAAAG GCTATTTGAAGTTTGGGATCAATACAGATGGTGACACAACTGTGTACCGTGAGTGGGCCCCTGCTGCAAA GGAAGCGCAACTTGTTGGTGACTTCAACAACTGGAATGGTGCTATGCACAAGATGGAGAGGGATAAATATGGTGTTTGGTCAATCAGGATTTCCCATGTCAATGGGAAACCTGCCATCCCACACAATTCCAAGGTTAAATTTTGCTTTAGGCGTGGAGATGGTGTATGGGTTGATCGGATTCCTGCATGGATTCGTTATGCAACGTTTGATGCCTCTAAATTTGGAGCTCCTTACGACGGCATTCACTGGGATCCACCAACTAGTGAAAG GTATGTGTTTAAGCATCCTCGGCCTCCAAAGCCTGGCGCTCCACGTATCTATGAGGCGCATGTGGGGATGAGTGGTGAAAAGCCAGAAGTAAGCACATACAGAGAATTTGCAGACAATGTGTTACCACGCATAAGGGCAAATAACTACAACACAGTTCAGCTGATGGCAATCATGGAACACTCCTACTATGCTTCTTTTGGGTATCATGTGACAAATTTCTTCGCAGTTAGCAGCAGATCAGGCACGCCAGAGGACCTCAAATATCTTGTTGACAAGGCACATAGTTTAGGATTGCGTGTTCTGATGGATGTTGTCCATAGCCATGCGAGCAGTAATGTGACGGATGGTCTACATGGCTATGATGTTGGACAAAACACACAGGAATCGTATTTCCACACAGGAGAGAGGGGCTATCACAAACTGTGGGATAGCCGTCTGTTCAACTATGCCAATTGGGAGGTATTAAGATTTCTTCTTTCTAATTTGAGATATTGGATGGATGAATTCATGTTCGATGGCTTCCGATTTGACGGGGTTACATCCATGCTATACAATCACCATGGTATCAATATGTCATTTGCTGGGAATTACAAGGAGTATTTTGGGTTGGATACTGATGTAGATGCAGTTGTTTACATGATGCTTGCCAACCATTTAATGCACAAGCTCTTGCCAGAAGCAACTGTTGTTGCAGAAGATGTTTCAGGCATGCCTGTGCTTTGTCGGCCAGTTGATGAAGGTGGAGTAGGGTTTGACTATCGCCTGGCTATGGCTATTCCTGATAGATGGATTGACTACTTGAAGAACAAAGATGACCTCGAGTGGTCAATGAGTGGAATAGCACTGACTTTGACTAACAGGAGATATACTGAAAAGTGCATTGCATATGCTGAGAGCCACGATCAG TCTATTGTTGGTGACAAGACTATGGCATTTCTCTTGATGGACAAGGAAATGTATACTGGCATGTCAGACTTACAGCCTGCTTCGCCTACAATTGATCGTGGCATTGCACTTCAAAAG ATGATTCACTTCATCACAATGGCTCTTGGAGGTGATGGCTACTTAAATTTTATGGGAAATGAG TTTGGTCACCCAGAATGGATTGACTTTGCAAGAGAAGGCAACAACTGGAGTTATGATAAATGCAGACGTCAGTGGAGCCTTGTTGACACTGATCACCTACGATACAAG ATTGTCAGCGACGTGAATGAGGAGAAAAAG GTTATTGTCTTTGAACGTGGAGATTTGGTTTTCGTCTTCAACTTTCATCCTAATAAAACTTATGAGGG TTACAAAGTCGGATGCGACTTGCCTGGGAAGTACAGGGTAGCTCTGGACTCTGATGCTTTCCTCTTTGGTGGACATGGAAGA GTTGGCCATGACATAGATCACTTCACGTCACCGGAAGGAGTACCAGGAGTAGCCAAGACAAACTTCAACAACCGCCCTAACTCATTCAAAGTCCTCTCCCCACCCCGTACTTGTGTG GTTTACAAGCGCGCCGATGAAAAAGCTGAAGTGCATAAGATGGAAGGAGCTGCTGCTTCTGGGAAGATTGCTCTGGATTATATCGGTGTTGACGCGACATACATAAAACAAATAGCAGACAAGGAGGCAGCATCTGGTTCCAGAAAGGCGTCAACAGAGGATGATTCAGGCAAGAAGGGAACCAAGTTTGCCCTTCAGTCGTCTGTCGAGGACAAGAAATAA
- the LOC100841615 gene encoding 1,4-alpha-glucan-branching enzyme, chloroplastic/amyloplastic isoform X1, translated as MLCLACSRSPLPRPSPTDRPGPGIAGVAGGGNVRLSVVPVPSPPLRCSWPRKAKSKFSVPVAVRENQNMAMKEDGFDNLPIYKLDPKLAEFKVHFDYRIKRYLEQKQSIEQNEGSLAEFSKGYLKFGINTDGDTTVYREWAPAAKEAQLVGDFNNWNGAMHKMERDKYGVWSIRISHVNGKPAIPHNSKVKFCFRRGDGVWVDRIPAWIRYATFDASKFGAPYDGIHWDPPTSERYVFKHPRPPKPGAPRIYEAHVGMSGEKPEVSTYREFADNVLPRIRANNYNTVQLMAIMEHSYYASFGYHVTNFFAVSSRSGTPEDLKYLVDKAHSLGLRVLMDVVHSHASSNVTDGLHGYDVGQNTQESYFHTGERGYHKLWDSRLFNYANWEVLRFLLSNLRYWMDEFMFDGFRFDGVTSMLYNHHGINMSFAGNYKEYFGLDTDVDAVVYMMLANHLMHKLLPEATVVAEDVSGMPVLCRPVDEGGVGFDYRLAMAIPDRWIDYLKNKDDLEWSMSGIALTLTNRRYTEKCIAYAESHDQSIVGDKTMAFLLMDKEMYTGMSDLQPASPTIDRGIALQKMIHFITMALGGDGYLNFMGNEFGHPEWIDFAREGNNWSYDKCRRQWSLVDTDHLRYKYMNAFDQAMNALDDKFSFLSSSKQIVSDVNEEKKVIVFERGDLVFVFNFHPNKTYEGYKVGCDLPGKYRVALDSDAFLFGGHGRVGHDIDHFTSPEGVPGVAKTNFNNRPNSFKVLSPPRTCVVYKRADEKAEVHKMEGAAASGKIALDYIGVDATYIKQIADKEAASGSRKASTEDDSGKKGTKFALQSSVEDKK; from the exons ATGCTGTGCCTCGCCTGCTCGCGCTCTCCCCTGCCGCGCCCCTCTCCCACTGACCGCCCGGGCCCCGGGATCGCG ggtgtcgccggcggcggcaatgtGCGGCTGAGCGTGGTGCCTGTCCCGTCTCCGCCGCTTCGCTGCTCGTGGCCACGGAAG GCCAAGAGCAAGTTCTCTGTTCCTGTGGCTGTGCGAGAAAACCAAAATATGGCAATGAAGGAAGATGGTTTCGATAACCTTCCCATATATAAGCTGGATCCGAAGTTGGCCGAATTCAAGGTCCACTTCGATTACAGGATAAAAAGATACCTTGAACAGAAACAATCGATTGAACAAAATGAGGGAAGCCTTGCCGAATTTTCTAAAG GCTATTTGAAGTTTGGGATCAATACAGATGGTGACACAACTGTGTACCGTGAGTGGGCCCCTGCTGCAAA GGAAGCGCAACTTGTTGGTGACTTCAACAACTGGAATGGTGCTATGCACAAGATGGAGAGGGATAAATATGGTGTTTGGTCAATCAGGATTTCCCATGTCAATGGGAAACCTGCCATCCCACACAATTCCAAGGTTAAATTTTGCTTTAGGCGTGGAGATGGTGTATGGGTTGATCGGATTCCTGCATGGATTCGTTATGCAACGTTTGATGCCTCTAAATTTGGAGCTCCTTACGACGGCATTCACTGGGATCCACCAACTAGTGAAAG GTATGTGTTTAAGCATCCTCGGCCTCCAAAGCCTGGCGCTCCACGTATCTATGAGGCGCATGTGGGGATGAGTGGTGAAAAGCCAGAAGTAAGCACATACAGAGAATTTGCAGACAATGTGTTACCACGCATAAGGGCAAATAACTACAACACAGTTCAGCTGATGGCAATCATGGAACACTCCTACTATGCTTCTTTTGGGTATCATGTGACAAATTTCTTCGCAGTTAGCAGCAGATCAGGCACGCCAGAGGACCTCAAATATCTTGTTGACAAGGCACATAGTTTAGGATTGCGTGTTCTGATGGATGTTGTCCATAGCCATGCGAGCAGTAATGTGACGGATGGTCTACATGGCTATGATGTTGGACAAAACACACAGGAATCGTATTTCCACACAGGAGAGAGGGGCTATCACAAACTGTGGGATAGCCGTCTGTTCAACTATGCCAATTGGGAGGTATTAAGATTTCTTCTTTCTAATTTGAGATATTGGATGGATGAATTCATGTTCGATGGCTTCCGATTTGACGGGGTTACATCCATGCTATACAATCACCATGGTATCAATATGTCATTTGCTGGGAATTACAAGGAGTATTTTGGGTTGGATACTGATGTAGATGCAGTTGTTTACATGATGCTTGCCAACCATTTAATGCACAAGCTCTTGCCAGAAGCAACTGTTGTTGCAGAAGATGTTTCAGGCATGCCTGTGCTTTGTCGGCCAGTTGATGAAGGTGGAGTAGGGTTTGACTATCGCCTGGCTATGGCTATTCCTGATAGATGGATTGACTACTTGAAGAACAAAGATGACCTCGAGTGGTCAATGAGTGGAATAGCACTGACTTTGACTAACAGGAGATATACTGAAAAGTGCATTGCATATGCTGAGAGCCACGATCAG TCTATTGTTGGTGACAAGACTATGGCATTTCTCTTGATGGACAAGGAAATGTATACTGGCATGTCAGACTTACAGCCTGCTTCGCCTACAATTGATCGTGGCATTGCACTTCAAAAG ATGATTCACTTCATCACAATGGCTCTTGGAGGTGATGGCTACTTAAATTTTATGGGAAATGAG TTTGGTCACCCAGAATGGATTGACTTTGCAAGAGAAGGCAACAACTGGAGTTATGATAAATGCAGACGTCAGTGGAGCCTTGTTGACACTGATCACCTACGATACAAG TACATGAATGCATTTGATCAAGCAATGAATGCGCTCGATGATAAATTTTCTTTCCTGTCATCGTCAAAGCAGATTGTCAGCGACGTGAATGAGGAGAAAAAG GTTATTGTCTTTGAACGTGGAGATTTGGTTTTCGTCTTCAACTTTCATCCTAATAAAACTTATGAGGG TTACAAAGTCGGATGCGACTTGCCTGGGAAGTACAGGGTAGCTCTGGACTCTGATGCTTTCCTCTTTGGTGGACATGGAAGA GTTGGCCATGACATAGATCACTTCACGTCACCGGAAGGAGTACCAGGAGTAGCCAAGACAAACTTCAACAACCGCCCTAACTCATTCAAAGTCCTCTCCCCACCCCGTACTTGTGTG GTTTACAAGCGCGCCGATGAAAAAGCTGAAGTGCATAAGATGGAAGGAGCTGCTGCTTCTGGGAAGATTGCTCTGGATTATATCGGTGTTGACGCGACATACATAAAACAAATAGCAGACAAGGAGGCAGCATCTGGTTCCAGAAAGGCGTCAACAGAGGATGATTCAGGCAAGAAGGGAACCAAGTTTGCCCTTCAGTCGTCTGTCGAGGACAAGAAATAA
- the LOC100842110 gene encoding NAC domain-containing protein 22 — protein MELELPGFRFHPTEEELLEFYLKQAAHGRKLKFDIIPTVHLYRHDPWDLPALAGDIIHHGSSSCNSREWYFFVPRDSGRKLNQQQAAGRPSRTTERGFWKATGSDRAVRCGADPKRLIGLKKTLVYYQGRAPRGSKTDWVMNEYRLPEDAMAGGGGNNKVQLLQDRQELVLCKVYRKAVSLKELEQRVAMEELARSGHGGSSSAASSHCTGSPDAAGSMSSDVVQYEAAHHYDGVKIEEAAAAAAAVAKPAAMRLPELETTRMEWLSQPQQQDPFQLTSSQLRSPWMMESFCLSPCYQSSLLNF, from the coding sequence atggagctggagctgccggGGTTCCGGTTCCAcccgacggaggaggagctgctggaGTTCTACCTGAAGCAGGCCGCCCATGGCCGGAAGCTCAAGTTCGACATCATCCCCACCGTCCACCTCTACCGCCACGACCCCTGGGACCTCCCCGCTCTCGCCGGCGACATCATCCACCatggctcctcctcctgcaacAGCAGGGAGTGGTACTTCTTCGTCCCCCGCGACAGTGGCCGCAAGCTGAaccagcagcaggcggcgggcCGACCGAGCCGCACGACGGAACGGGGGTTCTGGAAGGCCACCGGGTCGGACCGCGCCGTCCGGTGCGGCGCCGACCCGAAGCGGCTCATCGGGCTCAAGAAGACGCTGGTGTATTACCAGGGCCGCGCGCCCCGAGGGAGCAAGACCGACTGGGTCATGAACGAGTACCGCCTCCCGGAGGatgccatggccggcggcggagggaatAATAAGGTGCAACTGCTGCAGGACCGGCAGGAGCTTGTGCTGTGCAAGGTGTACCGGAAGGCTGTGTCCCTCAAGGAGCTCGAGCAGAGGGTCGCCATGGAGGAGCTCGCGCGCTCCGGCCATGGCGGGTCTTCTTCTGCCGCCAGCTCACACTGCACCGGTtcgccggacgccgccggcTCCATGTCGTCGGACGTCGTCCAGTACGAGGCCGCGCATCACTACGACGGTGTGAAGATAGAGgaggcggctgcggctgcggctgcggtggcgaagccggcggcgatgaGGCTGCCGGAGCTGGAGACGACGAGGATGGAGTGGCTgtcgcagccgcagcagcaggacCCTTTCCAGCTGACGTCATCGCAGCTGAGGAGCCCATGGATGATGGAGAGCTTCTGCTTGTCTCCTTGCTACCAAAGCAGCCTCCTCAACTTCTAG
- the LOC100842422 gene encoding U-box domain-containing protein 15 — protein sequence MLTSLFGARAADPAEPSDQAPEPEPSGRQLSDGDLLDELAATVGSACAFQEFRRSHRKECFNLLRWLQLVLPLIQELRDAAPPLTDDAYRRLALLSRAFHAARRLLRCCHDGSKIFLSLESEAVQGRFRAVYEKINLALDGMPYSELGISDEVKEQVELINAQLKRSKKRADTQDMELAMDFMVLLQNKEDRSADRAILERLAKKLELQGLADLRAETMAIKKLINERNGQQAESTKQIIELLNRLKEVAGIDEKNILGEVSIPKYLEKCPSLMIPNDFLCPISLEIMTDPVIIASGRTYERRSIQKWLDAGQRTCPKTQQPLAHLSLAPNFALKNLIMQWCDNNKVEMQMGEPAEEPAPEQEESKEVLIPSLVKDLSSVHLEVQREAVKEIRTLSKESPENRALITDNGGIPALMGLLQYPDKKIQDNTVTSLLNLSIDEANKVLIAKGGAIPLIIEVLKNGSVEGQENSAAALFSLSMVEENKVAIGSMGGMPPLVDLLQNGTVRGKKDAATAIFNLMLNHQNKFRAIEAGIVPALLKILDNEKLGMVDEALSIFLLLGSHSLCRGEIGKENFIETLVQIVKNGTPKNKECALSVLLELGSHNNALMVHALGFGLQEHLSEIARNGTSRAQRKANSLIQLALKCQS from the exons ATGCTGACGTCGCTGTTcggggcgcgggcggcggacccGGCGGAGCCGTCGGACcaggcgccggagccggagccgtcGGGGCGGCAGCTCTCCGACGGGGACCTGCTGGACGAGCTGGCGGCCACCGTCGGCTCCGCTTGCGCGTTCCAGGAGTTCCGCCGGTCGCACCGCAAGGAGTGCTTCAACCTCCTCCGGTGGCTCCAGCTCGTGCTCCCGCTCATCCAGGAGCTCCGCGACGCCGCCCCGCCCCTCACCGACGACGCCTACCGCCGCCTCGCGCTCCTCTCCCGCGCCTtccacgccgcccgccgcctcctccgctgctGCCACGACGGCAGCAAGATCTTCCTC TCGCTGGAGAGCGAGGCGGTGCAGGGgaggttccgggccgtctaCGAGAAGATCAACCTCGCGTTGGACGGAATGCCGTACTCGGAGCTTGGCATCTCCGACGAGGTCAAGGAGCAA GTGGAGCTCATCAACGCGCAGCTCAAGAGGAGCAAGAAGAGGGCGGACACGCAGGACATGGAGCTGGCCATGGACTTCATGGTGCTCCTCCAGAACAAGGAGGACAGGAGCGCCGACCGCGCCATCCTGGAGCGGCTGGCCAAGAAGCTGGAGCTGCAGGGCCTGGCAGACCTGCGCGCCGAGACCATGGCCATCAAGAAGCTCATCAACGAGCGCAACGGGCAGCAAGCCGAGAGCACCAAGCAGATCATTGAGCTCCTCAATAGGCTCAAGGAGGTCGCCGGCATAGACGAGAAGAACATCCTTGGTGAGGTCTCCATCCCCAAGTACCTTGAGAAGTGCCCCTCCCTCATGATCCCCAACGACTTCCTATGCCCGATCTCCCTCGAGATCATGACCGATCCCGTCATCATCGCCAGCGGCCGG ACTTATGAGAGGAGAAGCATCCAGAAGTGGTTGGATGCCGGGCAGCGAACGTGTCCCAAGACACAGCAGCCATTGGCACATCTGTCGTTGGCGCCAAATTTTGCTCTCAAGAACTTGATCATGCAGTGGTGCGATAACAACAAGGTAGAGATGCAGATGGGGGAGCCCGCAGAGGAGCCCGCTCCTGAGCAGGAAGAGAGCAAGGAGGTCCTCATCCCGTCACTGGTGAAGGACCTCTCATCGGTGCACCTTGAAGTGCAGCGTGAGGCTGTCAAGGAGATCCGGACGCTCTCCAAGGAGAGCCCAGAGAACCGTGCgctcatcaccgacaatggtgGCATCCCGGCGCTCATGGGACTCCTGCAGTACCCGGACAAGAAGATCCAGGACAACACAGTGACGTCGCTGCTCAACCTATCGATCGACGAGGCCAATAAGGTGCTGATCGCCAAGGGCGGGGCCATCCCTCTGATCATCGAGGTCCTCAAGAACGGCAGCGTCGAGGGGCAGGAGAACTCGGCAGCGGCGCTATTCAGCCTTTCCATGGTGGAAGAAAACAAGGTAGCCATAGGATCCATGGGAGGCATGCCTCCACTGGTGGACCTCCTGCAGAATGGGACGGTCAGGGGGAAGAAGGACGCTGCCACGGCGATCTTCAACCTGATGCTTAACCACCAGAACAAATTCAGGGCCATTGAGGCCGGCATTGTGCCGGCTCTGCTCAAGATCCTTGATAACGAGAAGCTCGGCATGGTCGATGAAGCCCtctccatcttcctcctcctaggGTCGCACTCCTTGTGCCGTGGCGAGATTGGGAAGGAAAACTTCATTGAGACACTCGTGCAGATCGTCAAGAATGGGACGCCCAAGAACAAGGAGTGTGCGCTATCTGTCCTCCTCGAGCTCGGATCGCACAACAATGCACTCATGGTACACGCATTGGGGTTCGGCCTCCAGGAGCATCTCTCGGAGATCGCCCGGAATGGCACGAGCAGAGCGCAGAGGAAGGCAAACTCTTTGATTCAGCTTGCCCTGAAGTGTCAGTCGTAG
- the LOC100843237 gene encoding basic endochitinase C, producing MRALVVVAILAAAMAATAHGEESVSSIVSRSLFDRMLLHRNEGACQAKGFYTYDAFIAAANSFRGFGTTGNADVRKREVAAFLAQTSHETTGGWATAPDGAYAWGYCFKQERGVTSDFCTPSAQWPCVPGKRYYGRGPIHLSHNYNYGPAGKAIGVDLLRNPDLVATDPTVSFKTALWFWMTAQAPKPSAHAVATGQWKPSAADRTAGRVPGFGVITNIVNGGVECGHGQDIRVADRIGFYKRYCDILGVSYGDSLDCYNQRPFA from the coding sequence ATGAGAGCACTCGTGGTGGTAGCCATCCTggccgcggccatggccgccacgGCGCACGGCGAGGAGAGCGTGTCCTCCATCGTCTCGCGCTCGCTCTTCGACCGCATGCTGCTGCACCGCAACGAAGGCGCGTGCCAGGCCAAGGGGTTCTACACCTACGACGCCTTCATCGCCGCCGCAAACTCCTTCAGGGGATTCGGCACCACGGGTAACGCCGACGTGCGGAAGCGTGAGGTGGCGGCCTTCCTCGCCCAGACCTCCCATGAGACCACGGGTGGGTGGGCCACGGCACCGGACGGGGCCTACGCATGGGGTTACTGCTTCAAGCAGGAGCGTGGGGTCACCTCTGACTTTTGCACCCCGAGCGCGCAGTGGCCCTGCGTGCCCGGGAAGAGGTACTATGGCCGAGGGCCCATCCATCTCTCTCACAACTATAATTACGGTCCCGCGGGCAAGGCCATCGGGGTGGACCTTCTGCGCAACCCGGACCTGGTTGCCACGGACCCAACGGTATCGTTTAAGACGGCGTTGTGGTTTTGGATGACGGCCCAGGCGCCCAAGCCTTCGGCACATGCGGTGGCTACAGGTCAGTGGAAGCCATCGGCGGCGGACCGGACCGCCGGGAGGGTGCCCGGGTTCGGCGTGATCACCAACATCGTCAACGGCGGGGTCGAGTGCGGCCACGGACAGGACATCCGTGTTGCCGACCGGATTGGGTTCTACAAGCGCTACTGCGACATCCTCGGCGTCTCCTACGGCGACAGCCTCGACTGCTACAACCAGAGACCGTTTGCTTAA